Sequence from the Trueperaceae bacterium genome:
CGACAGCAGCGCCGAGATCGAGGCGCTGAACCTGAGCGCGGGTCTGCTCAGCAGCAAAGGTGATGAGCCAGGCGCCCTGTCGCGGCTCGAGTTCGCCTTGGGGAAGGCTCGCGAGCTGGGCCTCAACGAACGGCAGGCGGAGCTGCTCAGCAACATGGGGCAGCTTGCGATGAGGGTCGGCGATCCCCAGCAGGCCATCGAGTGCCTCCGTGAGGCCCTCGCTACCGTCGAAGGCGCAGGCCGTGAGTCCCGCACCCAAGCGGCGACACTGACGAACCTGGGGCACCTCCACCGCGACCTCGGTGAGTTGGCGACGGCCAAGGAGTACTACACGAGGGCACGCGAAGTGGGCCGGGCCATCGCTGACCAGATGGTCGAGGTCGTAGCGCTCAACAGCCTCGCGAACGTCCTGGGCCTGGAGAGCGAGTGGGCGCTCGCTCGGCAGCTCTTCCACGAGGCGTTGGCCATGGCCCGGGGCCTCGGCTTCCGGCAGTACGAGATCGACAACCTGGACGGGCTGGGTGACGCCCACTCCGCACTTGGCGAGGCGGATCGAGCGGTGAAAACCCATCTGGAGGCGTTCAAGCTCGCTCGCAACATGGGCGACTCCGCCGGTCAGCTGGATGCTCTCCTCAAGATCGGCCGGAACCTGGTTCTTTTGCGGCGCGCGAGCGAGGCGCTCACGTTCCTGACTGCGGCGTTGGAGGCGGCAACACGCGGTCAGCGGACCGTGCAGCTAGCCGCGGTGCACGAGGCGTTGAGCCAGGCTCACGAGGAGCTGGGCGACCTCACGAAAGCACTTCATCACCAGCGAGAGCTACGGGCGGCAGAGAAGTCGCTGTTCGATCAGAAGTGCCAGAGGCTCATTGCCCAGAAGGGCGCCTTCTGCGCGCTGGTGCGGGCCGGCCATGGGGCCAGGGACGGCGACGCTTCGTAGCACCCCCGGCTACGAACGATCGACGGCGGCGGCCAACTCGGCGTAGTAGTGAAGCTTCGCTGCGAAGGTCATCCGCGCCTTGCCGCTGGGAGAGGGCAGCACGAAGTCGGCGACGCCCTCGAATATCCCCTCCGCCTGCGGTCCCCACGCTGCGTCCTTCTCGCCTGAAGCGGCCAGGTACACACCCTTGCCGGTGAAGGCCAGCACCCGTGGAGGGCATCTCCGCACCAGTTCCGTGAGCCGTCTGCCTGCCGGCCCTGAGCCTCTTGGGACGACGCTAAGGAGCCCGAGGCCGAAATCGGGGAGGCGTTCATCTTCCTTCGGCTCGAGCCGCCTGGGGGTGAGGCCCGACTGAGCCAGCAGCCGCCAGAACTGGTTGTTGCGACGGGCATGATGGTGCCGGAGCCGGATATCGGCAGGTCCCGGTTCGAAGGCGACGAAGACGATCTTCAGGTCTGGCGCCAACACGCCCCGCTCGACAGGCGTGTCGTCATCGCCGGCGGCGGAAAGCATCTATGGGCAGACTACAAGCAGGGTTCGGATCAGGCGTTCGACAGGTCGGCATGGGTAGATGGCAGGCCCCGCCGTGCGGCGGGGTCGCTGCCGTTGCCTGACTTCGGCCGGTCGGTGTTCCACTCCAACTGTAGGTATAAACGCCACTTCCCGCAGGGCGTGAGGCTCCATCGACCGGCCCGAGCCTCTGGAGAATTTCTACGTCAACACCCGGCACCGGCTCTGTGTCGCCCGGTACAGAAGTTCCGTCTCGATGTCGTGCGGTGCGGTTAGGCCGCTGGCGGCCAGGATCATCCTCGCCCTAACGCTTGCCAGCAGTTTCTCCTGCTCGGTCTCAATTCCGAGATCATCAGCATAGGTGGACATGTCCTAGTGTGCCAAACGAGCATTTCAACTTGAAGGGGAGTCCTTGAAAAGCTCTACTGAGTAAACTCGTCTGGACGTCCATCGGAGAAGAGATGCCCGAACTCCTTGGTTGCACCGTAACCGAAGGTCTGCTCGCCGCTTGGAAAGCGCACTTGGTACCGGAGCGGCAGCCTTTCTTCGCCAGC
This genomic interval carries:
- a CDS encoding tetratricopeptide repeat protein — encoded protein: MDQAVTHSHLTGHPGAPERVTHPRGLLGIGESEYRAGRPKRALGPLVEATRRFEAAGDLAGQLEALLLAGRAARDLGQLEDATSYVERALALSREICDSSAEIEALNLSAGLLSSKGDEPGALSRLEFALGKARELGLNERQAELLSNMGQLAMRVGDPQQAIECLREALATVEGAGRESRTQAATLTNLGHLHRDLGELATAKEYYTRAREVGRAIADQMVEVVALNSLANVLGLESEWALARQLFHEALAMARGLGFRQYEIDNLDGLGDAHSALGEADRAVKTHLEAFKLARNMGDSAGQLDALLKIGRNLVLLRRASEALTFLTAALEAATRGQRTVQLAAVHEALSQAHEELGDLTKALHHQRELRAAEKSLFDQKCQRLIAQKGAFCALVRAGHGARDGDAS
- a CDS encoding mismatch-specific DNA-glycosylase is translated as MLSAAGDDDTPVERGVLAPDLKIVFVAFEPGPADIRLRHHHARRNNQFWRLLAQSGLTPRRLEPKEDERLPDFGLGLLSVVPRGSGPAGRRLTELVRRCPPRVLAFTGKGVYLAASGEKDAAWGPQAEGIFEGVADFVLPSPSGKARMTFAAKLHYYAELAAAVDRS